In one window of Zingiber officinale cultivar Zhangliang chromosome 11A, Zo_v1.1, whole genome shotgun sequence DNA:
- the LOC122031764 gene encoding MND1-interacting protein 1-like, which produces MGSNVRDKTIRSGRKPRRAAKHPPESAARAISPSDPVLDAPSFPPDSASSPSDPGFGIPNHSSIPGYGDAGWGYCTEEQLEELLLTNIEFLYKEALARLVSLGYDEDAALRAILCNGHCYGSMDVQSNILHNAIAHLNSPPASAAAAAPLQDTSTTLPATANGFTDLRHLQEYSLAGMVCLLRQVRPSLTRGDAMWCLLMSDLHVGRASTIEIPTLPPSTTTYPSPTLAPPAASLAASITGADELTPYNIYKTFPADDTTTPSVCLDNVAADPRRYDLPPSMKYAMRKNASAFPPGSGFRPFVRPPGRQGVSDPFSEQSHPKGDNAAAPSDIMGNDSLNVGIVDFVLNALDGMRLEDNGTEDPKKDMIMDAIRQIRELEVQVKDRTEWAQQKALQAARKMNNDLTELRNLKMEKEDNLRLKKGKQALEDTTMKRLTEMENGLKKVSGQVDRTNSVVRRLETDNAEIRAEIEASNLSASESAKTCAEAARREKKCIKKMMAWEKQREKMQEDIAEEKKKIKQMQHQWEQVKDATKGYEVKWKQEIKAKEETITLVDDERKAKEASRVNASRRQEALRRKIEIDFQRHKDDSQRLTEELARLQTAGLNLLISPSANAIKTTVTDAKSVKEPNAKPPTGFGKPQDSPKKLNRNRVCVICKKEKNSVVLLPCSHQVLCANCNEMHEKLNGCCPGCDASIEERVLIYGASS; this is translated from the exons ATGGGAAGCAACGTTAGAGACAAAACGATTCGTAGCGGCCGGAAGCCGCGACGCGCCGCCAAGCACCCTCCGGAGTCTGCCGCCAGGGCGATCTCTCCATCCGACCCTGTCCTCGACGCCCCTTCTTTCCCTCCCGATTCCGCCTCTTCTCCCTCCGATCCCGGCTTCGGTATCCCTAACCATAGCTCAATCCCTGGCTATGGCGATGCGGGTTGGGGTTACTGCACGGAGGAGCAGCTGGAGGAGCTCCTCTTGACAAATATCGAATTTTTGTACAAAGAGGCGCTCGCGCGGCTTGTCTCTCTCGGATACGACGAGGACGCTGCGCTCCGAGCGATCCTCTGCAACGGCCACTGTTATGGGTCCATGGACGTTCAATCCAATATCCTCCACAACGCCATCGCTCATCTCAACTCGCCTCCGGCGTCCGCTGCTGCTGCAGCGCCTCTACAGGATACCTCCACCACCCTCCCTGCCACTGCGAACGGGTTCACTGACCTCCGCCATCTCCAGGAATACTCTCTTGCCGGGATGGTCTGTCTCCTCAGGCAGGTGCGCCCTTCTCTAACCCGCGGCGACGCCATGTGGTGCCTTTTGATGAGCGATCTGCATGTCGGTCGCGCCAGCACTATTGAGATCCCGACACTGCCACCGTCGACTACTACCTATCCCTCTCCTACTCTGGCCCCACCCGCTGCTTCTCTCGCAGCCTCCATCACTGGTGCTGATGAGTTGACTCCTTATAATATTTATAAAACCTTTCCTGCAGATGATACCACGACACCTTCTGTTTGTCTTGACAACGTTGCTGCGGATCCCAGGCGCTATGATCTCCCTCCTTCTATGAAGTATGCTATGAGGAAGAATGCTTCCGCTTTCCCTCCTGGTTCTGGATTTCGCCCCTTTGTACGGCCACCAGGACGCCAAGGGGTCTCTGATCCATTCTCAGAGCAGTCACATCCAAAGGGAGACAATGCTGCTGCTCCTTCTGATATAATGGGCAACGATTCTCTCAATGTTGGCATTGTTGATTTTGTCCTGAATGCCTTGGACGGCATGAGGCTAGAAGACAATGGCACCGAGGACCCTAAGAAAGACATGATCATGGATGCCATTCGCCAAATTCGGGAGCTTGAGGTGCAGGTGAAGGACCGGACAGAGTGGGCTCAACAGAAGGCATTGCAGGCCGCTCGCAAGATGAACAATGACCTTACTGAGCTGAGAAATTTGAAGATGGAAAAGGAGGATAACCTGCGGTTGAAGAAGGGAAAGCAGGCATTGGAGGATACCACTATGAAGCGATTGACTGAAATGGAGAACGGACTAAAGAAGGTGAGTGGGCAGGTAGACCGAACAAATTCTGTGGTTCGGCGGCTGGAGACAGACAATGCTGAAATAAGAGCTGAGATTGAAGCTTCCAACTTGAGTGCATCAGAATCTGCAAAGACTTGTGCAGAAGCGGCAAGGAGGGAAAAGAAATGTATTAAAAAGATGATGGCTTGGGAGAAGCAAAGAGAGAAGATGCAAGAGGACAttgcagaagagaagaagaagatcaagcagATGCAACATCAATGGGAGCAGGTCAAGGATGCAACAAAGGGATATGAG GTGAAGTGGAAACAAGAGATAAAGGCCAAAGAAGAAACAATCACATTGGTTGACGATGAACGTAAAGCTAAAGAAGCATCTAGGGTCAATGCCAGCCGAAGACAAGAGGCACTGCGGCGAAAGATTGAAATAGATTTTCAGCGCCACAAGGACGATAGTCAGAGGCTCACAGAGGAACTTGCTCGTCTCCAGACTGCTGGATTGAATCTGCTCATTTCTCCATCGGCCAATGCCATAAAAACAACAGTTACAGATGCTAAATCTGTTAAAGAGCCCAATGCCAAGCCACCCACTGGATTTGGTAAACCACAAGACTCTCCCAAGAAACTAAATCGCAACAGGGTGTGTGTCATCtgtaagaaggagaagaactcaGTCGTCCTTTTGCCTTGTTCCCATCAGGTTCTTTGTGCAAATTGCAACGAGATGCACGAGAAGTTGAATGGTTGTTGTCCTGGTTGCGATGCCAGTATCGAGGAGAGGGTACTGATTTATGGTGCAAGCTCCTAG